The following proteins are co-located in the Mycolicibacterium goodii genome:
- a CDS encoding helix-turn-helix domain-containing protein, translated as MTNTAHPPHEPGLGVRIRQIRRGSNITLRQLAAAAGVSESFVSQVERGVANPSMASLSRIAEALSTDLASLFVGAEPVGSVVRAGERKRMSHPPGSHEDYLLTPASAKTMQIVYSVVAPGEGSGDEPYAHAADEECVVVLSGQLEVHVADDHHRLDAGDALMLDPKSPHSYRNPGPEVTTALWVTSPPVY; from the coding sequence ATGACGAACACGGCGCATCCGCCGCACGAGCCGGGGCTTGGCGTGCGGATCAGGCAGATTCGGCGGGGCAGCAACATCACGCTGAGGCAGTTGGCGGCCGCGGCCGGCGTATCGGAAAGTTTTGTCTCCCAAGTGGAACGAGGTGTTGCCAATCCTTCGATGGCGTCGTTGAGCCGGATCGCAGAAGCACTCAGCACCGATCTGGCATCGCTGTTCGTCGGAGCCGAACCGGTCGGCAGCGTCGTGCGCGCCGGGGAACGTAAGCGGATGTCACACCCGCCCGGCTCGCATGAGGACTACCTGCTGACACCGGCCAGCGCCAAGACCATGCAGATCGTCTACTCGGTCGTCGCCCCGGGAGAAGGCTCGGGCGACGAGCCGTACGCCCACGCGGCCGACGAGGAGTGTGTCGTCGTGCTGAGCGGCCAACTCGAGGTCCATGTCGCCGACGACCACCATCGGCTCGACGCGGGCGATGCGTTGATGCTCGACCCAAAGTCGCCCCACTCATACCGGAACCCGGGGCCGGAGGTGACCACCGCGTTGTGGGTCACCTCGCCGCCGGTGTACTGA
- a CDS encoding FAD-dependent monooxygenase yields MSVKGHVEIAGAGLAGLTAAAALAGRGWSVRVHEKGRELREIGAGIYLWENALRALEVIGAYDEVMTGGERITSPELRDHKHRLLQREWLRDGRLYTIPRRTLHTALANAARDAGAEIVTSSPVGGATPDGALELMDGTRLAADLVIGADGVHSRVRDTLGLTHKMVNLRDGCGRHLVPRTSDDPVNVVMEEWNGGRRIGVVPSSPDWTYLFLCGPERDIACTEQQPFNHDTWIRSFPHFRSQLERIPDMPEGRWAPFFDVTTLGWYRGRAAIIGDAAHAMSPNLGQAACMAMVNSVALAQALDRYDVDTALAVWEDTERPVTRRVQRYSRVYGKVGTRWPGRLLGVRSALIWSLGKARPVQRRIQFAAGYFPTLDAPPVEVRRAS; encoded by the coding sequence ATGTCGGTGAAAGGTCACGTCGAAATCGCCGGAGCGGGTCTGGCAGGTCTGACCGCTGCTGCCGCACTGGCAGGCCGGGGATGGTCGGTCCGGGTGCACGAGAAGGGCCGCGAACTCCGGGAGATCGGCGCGGGAATCTATCTGTGGGAGAACGCACTACGTGCACTCGAGGTGATCGGCGCGTACGACGAGGTGATGACCGGCGGCGAACGCATCACCAGCCCCGAACTCCGCGACCACAAACATCGGCTGCTGCAACGCGAATGGTTGCGCGACGGCCGGCTCTACACGATTCCGCGGCGGACGCTGCACACCGCGCTGGCCAACGCGGCCCGCGATGCCGGCGCCGAGATCGTCACCAGCTCCCCGGTCGGCGGCGCCACCCCCGACGGAGCGCTCGAACTGATGGACGGCACCCGGCTCGCCGCCGATCTCGTCATCGGCGCCGACGGCGTGCACTCCCGGGTGCGCGACACCCTCGGGCTGACGCACAAGATGGTCAATCTGCGCGACGGCTGCGGTCGACACCTCGTCCCCCGCACCAGCGACGATCCGGTCAACGTTGTCATGGAGGAGTGGAACGGCGGCCGGCGCATAGGCGTCGTGCCGTCCTCACCGGACTGGACCTATCTCTTCCTGTGCGGCCCCGAACGTGACATCGCCTGCACCGAGCAGCAGCCCTTCAACCATGACACCTGGATCCGGTCCTTCCCCCACTTCCGGTCCCAGCTGGAGCGGATTCCCGACATGCCAGAAGGTCGGTGGGCACCGTTCTTCGACGTCACGACACTGGGGTGGTACCGCGGCCGAGCCGCGATCATCGGCGACGCCGCACATGCCATGTCCCCCAACCTCGGGCAGGCCGCGTGTATGGCGATGGTCAACAGCGTCGCGCTGGCCCAGGCGCTCGACCGCTACGACGTCGACACCGCTCTGGCCGTGTGGGAGGACACCGAGCGTCCGGTCACCCGGCGGGTGCAGCGGTACTCCCGGGTCTACGGCAAGGTCGGGACCCGCTGGCCCGGACGGCTACTCGGTGTGCGCTCGGCGCTGATCTGGTCCCTGGGCAAGGCGCGGCCCGTGCAGCGGCGCATCCAGTTCGCGGCGGGGTACTTCCCCACCCTGGACGCTCCGCCCGTCGAGGTCCGGAGGGCCAGTTGA
- a CDS encoding LysR family transcriptional regulator, producing MRPLNLHRVDLNLLPALVALLDERHVSRAAERVGISQPAMSRTLQRLRRLFDDELLVRGDEGYALTPRAERIRAQISTFLPGLDELFGADTFDPALAARDVRIMLTDYTVSAFGSVLAGAIRAQSPKSTISFEVLDGRAFDKLEGGSIDLLALGRTPPPQYRAEKLFSDRFVCVVASDHPLARRRSVGLPQYLRWPHLAIDVEDGLQPGVDPVLHSHGVSRRIQVTTPFHVTAPAALPGSDLVLTFPSRLLPWVTGDGATRVIPAPPEIPPFNIYAVWHPRMDADPWHRWLRRVLQDVTAAPASEGPPAEG from the coding sequence ATGCGCCCGTTGAATCTGCACCGGGTTGACCTCAACCTGCTCCCGGCTCTGGTCGCGTTGCTCGACGAAAGACACGTCTCTCGCGCCGCCGAGCGGGTGGGAATCAGTCAACCCGCGATGAGCCGGACGCTGCAGCGACTGCGGCGGCTCTTCGACGACGAACTGCTCGTGCGCGGCGACGAAGGCTACGCCCTGACCCCGCGCGCCGAGCGCATCCGCGCGCAGATCTCCACGTTTCTACCGGGACTGGACGAGCTGTTCGGTGCGGACACCTTCGATCCGGCGCTTGCGGCCCGCGATGTCCGCATCATGCTGACCGATTACACGGTGTCGGCGTTTGGCTCGGTCCTCGCCGGCGCCATCCGCGCCCAGTCGCCGAAGTCGACGATCTCGTTCGAGGTGCTCGACGGCAGGGCGTTCGACAAGCTGGAGGGCGGCAGCATCGACCTGCTTGCCCTCGGCCGGACGCCACCGCCGCAGTACCGCGCCGAGAAGCTGTTCAGCGACCGCTTCGTCTGTGTCGTGGCGTCAGACCATCCGTTGGCCAGGCGGCGGTCGGTCGGATTGCCGCAGTATCTGCGCTGGCCTCATCTGGCGATCGACGTCGAAGACGGTTTGCAGCCCGGCGTGGACCCCGTGCTGCACAGCCACGGTGTGTCACGGCGCATTCAAGTGACCACCCCTTTTCACGTCACCGCGCCTGCGGCCCTGCCGGGATCCGATTTGGTGCTGACCTTCCCGTCGCGACTGCTGCCCTGGGTGACCGGTGACGGCGCAACCAGGGTGATCCCGGCCCCGCCCGAGATTCCGCCGTTCAACATCTATGCCGTCTGGCACCCGCGGATGGACGCCGACCCGTGGCACCGGTGGCTGCGGCGCGTCCTGCAGGACGTGACCGCTGCACCGGCTTCGGAAGGGCCGCCCGCCGAGGGCTGA
- a CDS encoding Rid family hydrolase has protein sequence MSQPEFVDTPGYGDMIRERYSYRQAVRIGDRVEISGQGGWDDDQHVAAGSLEDEIGKAFDNVEKTLRAAGATWDDVVKVNTYHVPTSDEAIGDDHLAAVVDQFRKRSQDHLPLWTALGVKSLGLPEMRIEVEAVAVINQRA, from the coding sequence ATGTCACAACCAGAGTTCGTTGACACCCCCGGGTACGGCGACATGATCCGCGAACGGTACAGCTACCGTCAGGCCGTCCGGATCGGCGATCGCGTCGAGATCTCCGGCCAGGGCGGATGGGACGATGACCAGCATGTAGCTGCCGGATCTTTGGAAGATGAGATCGGCAAGGCGTTCGACAACGTCGAAAAGACGCTGCGCGCGGCCGGTGCCACCTGGGACGACGTCGTCAAGGTCAACACCTACCATGTCCCTACCAGCGACGAGGCCATCGGCGATGACCACCTGGCAGCGGTCGTTGACCAGTTCCGCAAGCGGTCCCAGGACCACCTTCCCCTGTGGACCGCTCTTGGCGTGAAGTCCCTGGGACTTCCCGAGATGCGCATCGAGGTCGAGGCTGTCGCCGTGATCAATCAGCGCGCGTAA
- a CDS encoding LLM class F420-dependent oxidoreductase, with the protein MTRPVRVAVQIQPGGTPDYATWRDAVLAADDLGVDVIFGYDHFHRPAMKGIVDGKPILTDEQPDVTNFEGWTALASWGEITSHAEIGLLVTGVGYRNADLLADMARTVDHISGGRLILGLGAGWYEKDYTTYGYEFGTFSSRFDLFDESLIRIENRLAVLNPPPLRKVPILIGGTGPKRSLPAVARHADIWHAFQDLDVFRRLSDRVDELAATFGRNGADIERSTLWENAQSADAFREAGVTLFQTELTSDDGYDLTSLKQVVTWRDNG; encoded by the coding sequence ATGACTCGTCCCGTCCGCGTCGCCGTGCAGATCCAGCCCGGCGGCACCCCCGACTACGCCACGTGGCGCGACGCCGTCCTCGCCGCCGACGACCTCGGCGTCGACGTGATCTTCGGCTATGACCACTTCCATCGCCCGGCGATGAAGGGCATCGTCGACGGCAAACCCATCCTGACCGACGAGCAGCCCGACGTCACCAACTTCGAGGGCTGGACCGCGCTGGCATCGTGGGGTGAGATCACCTCGCACGCCGAGATCGGGCTCCTGGTCACCGGCGTCGGCTACCGCAATGCCGACCTGCTCGCCGACATGGCGCGCACGGTCGACCACATCAGCGGCGGCCGGCTGATCCTCGGCCTCGGCGCTGGGTGGTACGAAAAGGATTACACAACTTACGGTTACGAATTCGGCACCTTCAGCTCCCGTTTCGATCTCTTCGACGAGAGCCTGATCCGTATCGAGAACCGGCTCGCCGTATTGAATCCGCCACCTCTGCGCAAGGTGCCGATCCTCATCGGAGGCACCGGACCCAAGCGCTCGCTGCCCGCTGTTGCGCGGCACGCCGACATCTGGCATGCGTTCCAGGACCTCGACGTGTTTCGCAGGTTGAGCGACCGTGTCGACGAGTTGGCAGCGACGTTCGGCCGCAACGGCGCCGACATCGAACGCTCGACTCTGTGGGAGAACGCGCAGAGCGCCGATGCCTTCCGTGAGGCGGGTGTCACGCTGTTCCAGACCGAACTCACCTCCGATGACGGTTACGACCTGACGTCGCTCAAGCAGGTGGTGACCTGGCGGGACAACGGATGA
- a CDS encoding HD domain-containing protein, producing MTNQTSEKAVLTTDPDVLRLPSSSLALAAFDLIRNAESPAVANHSVRSVLFARLLARHLGLVSGRDFDEELLYLACVLHDVGLSTLAKRNTRFEVDGADRAAEFLTSQGVEATKVDLVWEAIALHNTAVIPERMGALTSLTSQGVAIDFGGILGLPETHQAAVTAQMGAAIHAEYPRFDMASAVIDAVADHAASNPASNAPRYTPPGEILRERTEFGVTTPERMIADGGSRWGN from the coding sequence ATGACGAACCAAACTTCCGAGAAAGCCGTTCTGACAACTGATCCCGACGTACTGAGGCTCCCAAGCTCGTCTCTGGCCCTCGCTGCCTTCGACTTGATCCGAAACGCCGAGTCCCCGGCGGTTGCCAACCACAGCGTCCGCAGCGTCCTCTTCGCTCGGCTTCTAGCCCGTCACCTTGGACTCGTCTCCGGGCGAGACTTCGACGAAGAGCTGCTCTATCTCGCGTGCGTGCTCCATGACGTGGGATTGTCCACGCTCGCCAAGCGAAACACCCGCTTCGAAGTCGACGGCGCCGATCGCGCCGCCGAATTCCTTACCAGCCAAGGTGTGGAAGCAACGAAGGTCGACTTGGTATGGGAGGCGATCGCATTGCACAACACCGCCGTCATCCCAGAACGGATGGGCGCTCTGACCTCTCTGACCTCTCAGGGGGTTGCAATCGACTTCGGTGGAATCCTGGGCCTCCCGGAGACGCATCAGGCCGCCGTCACGGCGCAGATGGGAGCTGCCATACACGCCGAATATCCACGGTTCGACATGGCCTCGGCGGTTATCGATGCGGTCGCGGACCACGCCGCCAGCAATCCGGCGAGCAACGCACCGCGGTACACGCCGCCCGGCGAAATCCTCCGTGAGCGAACTGAGTTCGGCGTCACCACCCCTGAGAGGATGATCGCCGACGGTGGCTCTCGTTGGGGCAACTGA
- a CDS encoding amidohydrolase codes for MITGRIATVSGTSDAGAVLVREGRIAEVGDAGLAARAAQAGVEVHDAGPGLVVPGFVDPHLHLHHFAVGTGRGVDCRVPTVRTIADVLDALAAGRGEISDGDWLLGYGNLFFDQKIAERRHPTRAELDAVSTTIPIALHLGGHATVLNTPALRLAKVERFMSGAAGGWGAPVVELDDHGEPTGLVAEIDPELPIPQLDQDRVDEYLETAYREHFTRHGVTTFGEMTESGEAADALDRLIASGRLPARGNFYAMVPATMPLREAADWVAGYRSAAGTDRLRACGVKMFADGGYSSRNAASRTPYVTDHSPHSGYRGRLNLTHPRLREAIEVTRAAGVQLAVHTNGTRAQDEVLAAVNAANPLANPSVRIEHLGNLLGCPDDVRTWRSANVIPVLQPAFLYNFVGDYVPMLLGDTAMSGRLALRTILDEGVLPAASSDVALGAESEQSNPLFGMWCCLARQGYWGRRVEPEQQISFAEALRLFTLEGARALGRDGDIGSIEPGKRADFVVLDRDPRSHPDELRKTAVQTVYLDGVEIHRRTPDNAVPVKE; via the coding sequence GTGATCACCGGCCGGATCGCCACGGTCAGCGGGACGTCGGACGCCGGCGCAGTATTGGTACGGGAAGGCCGTATCGCCGAGGTGGGCGACGCCGGCCTGGCTGCACGGGCAGCGCAGGCCGGCGTCGAGGTACACGATGCCGGTCCGGGTCTGGTGGTGCCCGGGTTCGTCGACCCGCACCTGCACCTACATCACTTCGCGGTGGGCACCGGACGTGGTGTGGACTGCCGGGTCCCGACGGTGCGCACGATCGCCGACGTTCTGGACGCATTGGCGGCCGGGCGCGGCGAGATCAGCGACGGCGACTGGCTTCTCGGCTACGGCAACCTGTTCTTCGACCAGAAGATCGCCGAACGCCGCCACCCCACCCGAGCCGAGCTCGACGCGGTGAGTACGACCATCCCGATCGCCCTGCACCTTGGCGGACATGCCACCGTGCTCAACACCCCCGCGCTCCGACTCGCCAAGGTCGAGCGGTTCATGTCGGGCGCCGCCGGCGGTTGGGGCGCACCCGTGGTGGAACTCGACGACCACGGTGAGCCAACCGGCCTGGTGGCCGAGATCGACCCCGAGCTGCCGATCCCGCAGCTCGACCAAGATCGCGTCGACGAGTACCTCGAGACGGCCTACCGAGAGCACTTCACCCGCCACGGTGTCACCACATTCGGGGAGATGACCGAATCGGGTGAGGCGGCCGATGCGCTGGACCGGCTCATCGCGAGCGGACGGCTGCCGGCGCGCGGCAACTTCTACGCGATGGTGCCGGCGACGATGCCACTGCGGGAAGCCGCCGACTGGGTGGCCGGCTACCGCAGCGCCGCAGGCACCGACCGGTTGCGGGCCTGCGGGGTGAAGATGTTCGCCGACGGTGGTTACTCGTCGCGCAACGCCGCCAGCCGCACACCGTACGTCACGGATCATTCACCGCACAGTGGATACCGCGGCCGGCTCAATCTCACCCACCCGCGGCTGCGGGAGGCGATCGAGGTGACCCGCGCCGCAGGCGTCCAACTGGCCGTCCACACCAACGGCACCCGCGCTCAAGACGAGGTGCTGGCCGCGGTCAACGCCGCCAACCCGCTCGCAAACCCGTCGGTGCGTATCGAGCACCTCGGGAACCTTCTCGGCTGTCCCGATGACGTGCGAACGTGGCGTTCCGCCAACGTCATTCCAGTGCTGCAACCGGCGTTCCTCTACAACTTCGTCGGCGACTACGTGCCCATGTTGCTCGGCGACACAGCGATGTCGGGCCGCCTCGCGCTACGCACCATCCTCGACGAAGGGGTGCTCCCGGCCGCCAGCTCGGACGTCGCCCTCGGCGCCGAGAGCGAGCAGTCCAATCCGCTGTTCGGGATGTGGTGCTGCCTGGCCCGGCAGGGCTACTGGGGCCGGCGGGTCGAACCCGAACAGCAGATCAGCTTCGCCGAGGCGTTGCGCCTGTTCACGCTGGAAGGTGCCCGTGCCCTCGGCCGCGACGGTGACATCGGATCCATTGAGCCCGGTAAACGGGCCGATTTCGTCGTACTCGACCGTGATCCCCGCTCCCATCCCGACGAGCTGCGCAAGACAGCGGTGCAGACCGTCTACCTCGACGGCGTCGAGATCCATCGCCGCACCCCCGATAACGCTGTCCCCGTGAAGGAGTGA
- a CDS encoding carboxymuconolactone decarboxylase family protein codes for MNEKLGGRLPLIDPDGSPEQQDLIASVRARQLPWAVGAGFEITSPDGRLIGPFNAFLHHPEIASRFLAFSAAEAEYTTLDERIREIVILAVGGVWAAEYELYAHRVLAANAGIDRAAIEALADGAAPTSLQGRELVAAEVAQQLSKAHRIDDALYRAAEAAFGRRGLFDIVALMGQYLTVSALLNLFEVPAPR; via the coding sequence GTGAATGAAAAGCTCGGTGGGCGTTTGCCTCTCATTGACCCCGACGGGTCGCCCGAGCAGCAGGACCTGATCGCCTCGGTGAGGGCCAGGCAACTACCATGGGCCGTCGGCGCCGGATTCGAAATCACCTCGCCGGATGGCCGATTGATCGGCCCCTTCAACGCGTTCCTGCATCATCCAGAGATCGCCTCCCGTTTTCTGGCGTTCTCGGCCGCCGAAGCGGAGTACACCACGCTCGACGAGCGCATCCGCGAGATCGTCATCCTGGCGGTCGGGGGAGTGTGGGCAGCCGAGTACGAGCTCTACGCGCACCGGGTGCTGGCGGCCAACGCCGGGATCGACAGAGCGGCCATCGAGGCGTTGGCCGATGGTGCGGCGCCGACCTCCCTGCAGGGGCGCGAACTCGTTGCGGCCGAAGTGGCACAGCAACTTTCGAAGGCTCATCGCATCGACGACGCGTTGTATCGGGCCGCAGAGGCGGCCTTCGGTCGGCGCGGCCTGTTCGACATCGTGGCGCTGATGGGCCAGTACCTCACCGTGTCGGCACTGCTCAATCTTTTCGAGGTGCCTGCGCCTCGCTGA
- a CDS encoding NAD-dependent epimerase/dehydratase family protein → MTTLITGATGKVGSRFARRMLAAGEPVRLLVRDPNGVVPPGANRVVADLRDDAAVRRSLRGVTAIVHVASSFRAGSTDELAEFDVAGTEALATAALDAGITRFVYTSTNRVYEGCDYGRPAVEDDPVGTDLAPYPAAKAEVERRLLGLHQRRGLDVRIVRLPFVYGDGDPHVVEIAEMLAAQPPHRRLVSGHHADVGQALLRALRAEGVGGRIYNVSDDAPMTFYEICQLHQLPLPESAPRTRGTVPPREPSPWQHIVSTARIRRELGFRPLYPTMASAHDAGAL, encoded by the coding sequence ATGACCACGTTGATCACCGGTGCGACCGGCAAGGTAGGCAGCCGGTTCGCCCGGAGGATGCTCGCTGCTGGGGAGCCCGTCCGGCTCCTCGTCCGCGACCCGAATGGTGTTGTCCCTCCAGGCGCCAACCGTGTGGTCGCCGATCTGCGCGACGACGCCGCCGTGCGCAGATCGCTTCGCGGCGTCACCGCCATCGTCCACGTCGCCAGTTCCTTTCGGGCGGGTTCTACCGACGAGTTGGCCGAGTTCGACGTCGCCGGGACAGAGGCTTTGGCCACTGCCGCGCTCGACGCTGGCATCACCCGGTTCGTCTACACCAGCACCAACCGCGTGTACGAAGGCTGCGACTACGGTCGTCCCGCCGTCGAGGACGACCCCGTCGGCACCGACTTGGCCCCTTATCCGGCCGCCAAGGCCGAGGTCGAGCGTCGTCTGCTTGGGCTCCACCAGCGACGCGGTCTGGACGTCCGGATCGTGCGGTTGCCGTTCGTCTACGGTGACGGCGATCCGCACGTCGTCGAAATCGCCGAAATGCTGGCAGCCCAGCCGCCACATCGCCGGTTGGTTTCTGGTCATCACGCCGACGTGGGTCAGGCACTCCTTCGGGCGTTGCGCGCAGAAGGCGTCGGTGGCCGCATCTACAACGTCAGCGACGACGCGCCCATGACCTTCTACGAAATCTGCCAACTACACCAATTGCCACTGCCCGAATCGGCGCCACGCACCCGCGGAACCGTGCCGCCACGCGAGCCATCCCCGTGGCAGCACATCGTGAGCACCGCACGGATCCGCCGTGAGCTCGGCTTCAGACCGCTCTATCCCACGATGGCCAGCGCCCACGACGCCGGCGCACTGTAG
- a CDS encoding RidA family protein, whose protein sequence is MPIHTVQVPDDSEIFGSTVKAFESFGYSAAVRSHGHLFIAGTVGRRADGSIPDKIEEQTEIAIRKIDEILRLEGLDLSALVDVTSYHVEIREHLPGFAEAKARLINPPFPTWTIIGVDGLASPGLLVEIRAVAAYPDAT, encoded by the coding sequence GTGCCGATACACACCGTGCAGGTTCCCGACGATTCCGAGATCTTCGGTAGCACCGTGAAAGCCTTCGAGAGTTTCGGATACTCCGCCGCGGTCCGCTCGCACGGGCATCTGTTCATTGCAGGCACCGTCGGCCGGCGCGCCGACGGATCCATCCCCGACAAGATCGAGGAGCAGACCGAGATCGCGATCCGTAAGATCGATGAAATCCTGCGCTTGGAGGGACTGGACCTTTCAGCGCTCGTCGACGTTACGAGCTACCACGTCGAGATCCGTGAACACCTGCCGGGCTTTGCGGAAGCCAAGGCGCGCCTGATCAACCCGCCCTTCCCGACGTGGACGATCATCGGCGTCGATGGGTTGGCCAGCCCGGGGCTGTTGGTCGAAATTCGGGCCGTTGCCGCCTACCCTGATGCAACTTGA
- a CDS encoding SDR family oxidoreductase gives MHVFITGGSGLTGPAVVSELIQAGHRVTGLARSTASADRLASLGAEPFDGSLDDLDRLRAGAAAADGVVHMAADGDPDDLASVTRRDVAAIEAMGTVLAGTGKPFVSTSGTMVMTPGRVSEETDAPDANALAASRIPGEQSCLDFADRGVRSSVIRLAPTVHGPNDYGFVAMLVAIARKTGVSGYIGDGANRWPAVHRLDAATLYRLALEKAPAGTALHGAAESGVPLRHIAEKIGQRLDLPVVSVGVDEAPSHFGNAALSSVFAADVPVSSARTRELLGWNPSHYTLIEDLDHGDYFVPDGQDAGVR, from the coding sequence ATGCACGTATTCATCACCGGTGGTTCCGGCTTGACCGGCCCCGCTGTCGTGTCAGAGCTCATTCAGGCGGGTCACCGCGTCACCGGGCTCGCCCGTTCGACCGCCTCGGCGGATCGTTTGGCCAGCCTCGGCGCAGAGCCGTTTGACGGTTCGCTCGACGATCTCGACCGGCTGCGCGCGGGAGCAGCCGCCGCCGATGGGGTGGTGCACATGGCAGCCGACGGTGACCCCGACGACTTGGCGAGTGTCACCCGACGTGACGTTGCGGCGATCGAGGCCATGGGAACCGTGTTGGCCGGTACCGGCAAGCCGTTCGTCTCGACCTCGGGGACCATGGTGATGACTCCGGGCCGAGTGAGCGAGGAAACCGACGCGCCCGACGCCAATGCCCTCGCCGCGTCTCGCATACCCGGTGAGCAGAGCTGTCTCGATTTCGCCGATCGGGGAGTGCGCTCCAGTGTGATCCGGCTCGCGCCGACCGTGCACGGTCCTAACGATTACGGCTTCGTCGCGATGCTGGTCGCGATTGCCCGCAAGACGGGCGTCTCGGGCTACATCGGCGACGGGGCCAACCGGTGGCCCGCGGTCCACCGCCTCGACGCCGCCACCCTGTATCGACTTGCGCTGGAGAAGGCCCCAGCTGGAACTGCGTTGCATGGTGCAGCGGAAAGCGGTGTGCCGCTTCGACATATCGCTGAGAAGATTGGTCAAAGGCTTGATCTGCCCGTCGTGTCGGTGGGCGTGGACGAAGCCCCATCCCATTTTGGTAACGCGGCGCTGAGTTCTGTGTTCGCCGCCGACGTACCAGTCAGCAGCGCGCGCACCCGTGAGCTGCTCGGCTGGAATCCGAGCCATTACACGCTGATCGAGGATCTCGATCACGGCGACTACTTCGTCCCCGACGGGCAAGATGCTGGAGTTCGTTGA
- a CDS encoding GlxA family transcriptional regulator, giving the protein MALDGVKALDLAIPMDVFTVDPEVPYDLKICGLTDRVMTASGLALAIDHGLDAIHQADTVIVPGYHPVDRPVPAAVVDALVRSLARGARMASICTGAFALATAGLLDGRRATTHWQHLDELQARFPSVTIDRDVLYVDGGNLLTSAGMCCGIDMCLHIIMRDLGAATANRVARQLVAPPHRDGGQAQYVPAAVAVIGSTSLAATRAWALAHLAEPITVAEMAGHASMSVRTFMRRFTDETGTTPLQWLVNSRINTARELLETTDLSIDRIAQKSGLGSAANLRLHFRRSLATTPTAYRRTFSGECDTATAV; this is encoded by the coding sequence GTGGCACTTGACGGCGTCAAGGCGCTGGACCTCGCGATACCGATGGACGTTTTCACCGTCGACCCAGAAGTCCCGTATGACCTGAAGATCTGCGGCTTGACCGACCGCGTCATGACCGCTTCGGGGTTGGCTTTGGCGATCGATCACGGCCTCGATGCGATCCACCAGGCGGACACGGTGATCGTGCCGGGATATCACCCCGTCGACCGCCCAGTACCGGCTGCGGTCGTCGATGCGCTGGTACGAAGCCTGGCGCGAGGCGCGCGCATGGCGTCCATCTGCACCGGTGCGTTCGCTTTGGCGACGGCTGGCCTCCTCGACGGTCGTCGAGCTACCACGCATTGGCAGCACCTAGACGAACTCCAGGCACGTTTCCCCTCCGTCACGATCGATCGCGACGTGCTCTATGTCGACGGCGGGAATCTGCTCACGTCCGCCGGAATGTGTTGTGGGATCGACATGTGCCTGCACATCATCATGCGTGACCTTGGTGCCGCGACTGCGAATCGAGTCGCTCGCCAGTTGGTTGCCCCACCTCATCGCGACGGTGGACAGGCGCAGTACGTTCCTGCCGCGGTAGCCGTCATCGGTAGCACCTCGCTGGCGGCTACTCGAGCGTGGGCTCTGGCGCACCTTGCCGAACCGATTACGGTCGCGGAGATGGCCGGCCACGCGAGCATGTCGGTACGTACATTCATGCGTCGTTTCACCGACGAAACTGGAACGACTCCGCTGCAGTGGCTGGTCAATTCGCGCATCAACACAGCGCGTGAACTGCTTGAAACGACAGACCTGTCCATCGACCGCATCGCGCAAAAGTCGGGGTTGGGCTCTGCGGCAAATCTGCGCCTGCATTTCCGCCGAAGTCTCGCCACCACGCCGACCGCGTATCGACGGACCTTCTCCGGCGAATGCGATACAGCGACGGCCGTCTGA